The following DNA comes from Clostridia bacterium.
GAAAATTACAAAAAAATATCTCAAAAACTCAGCAAACGTAGAATTATTCGCACCTTTCCAAATTTTACGATCAAGAAGTTTTCAGAGCAATTAAAGCTTATTAAAAACAAAATTAAAATTGATAGAAAAAAGAAATAACAAAGTTGTTAGAGTATTTATAGCTTTTATCATTTTGGCTATAATAATAACTATACTTGTTGCAATTACTATGTCATATAATCGTGGGCAACTGCAAAAAGAAAAGAGTTTGAACAGATAGTTAAATAATCCTCGATGGACTTTAATAAAATATGATATGATACAAACAGATATGACACTAGATCAGGTAATGACTATGCTGGGTAAATATGATGATGTTGATTGGGATGAAGAAAAGCAATATTATATTTATAGTTGGATAGATATTGAAGAAAAGATATTTTTTGAAATCATCATAAAAAATGGTAGAGTTATAAATAAAAATTTGTATAATCATTAATATATAAGCCCCGAATAATCGGGGCTTATATATTATTATTTCATTATTTCATTATTTATCTTTGGTATAAATATTTTGCTTGCCATTAACCACAAAGCGCTCTATTTGAGAAGTAAAACTTTTTGATGATAAAAGCAAAATTCCTATAACCAAAGTAAGAGCGACATCTATTAAGACATATGAGTTATATGCCAAAGAAAATGTCCATGAATCAAAACTTGTCCATGTGCCGAAGAAAATAGCTCCAGACAATACATGGCAAATGTATCGCAATAGACCAAAACAAACAGTTCCGATAGCAAATCCAGGTTTTCCTAATGGTTTAAAAAATCCTACGACAAAAACTGATGTAAAAGCTAGAGGGTAATCTAACAAAACTTGCAGAGGATGGTAAATTTGAGGACTTTGCATCAATTGCAAAATGCTATATATCAATCCCACAACAAGCCCTTTTTTCCAACCAAAATAGAAAACAAAAATAAGCAAGGGTAAAATGCTTGCTGGCGTCAAGCTTCCGCCTTGAGGCATGGAAAATAATTTAATAAATGACAAGGCAAAAGCCAATGCAATTGATACAGCGGCAAAAGTAACTTCCTTTGTGCTGAACTTTGATTTTGCGCCAAAAGAAAAGATTAGCACAACTCCCAAAAGCACCAAAGCAAGAGCGATAGGAGCTGTAAACACTTGGACTTTGTCCCAATCAATTGAACCTAAAAAAATCATAAAACCTCTCCTTTTTTTACCGCTATCTCTAGATTTTATCCCTTATAAACAAAAAATTCCAAAAACAAAGGATTACTGTTTTTGGAATTTTAATCTATTTCGCTTTCCCTGCGTAAGTCTTAACTCCTTCAGGTTCCAAGGGTGTAATCTCAGCCGGCTTTACGGCACCCCCAGCGGTAAATTTTATTTTTGATATTTAGATATATTTATTATATATAATTGTGTCTTTGCTTGTCAAGAATTGAAGCGCTATTTACTTTCTTGTATCTTGGCTTGAATTGGTTTCATCTGATTTTGATTTTTTAAATCTTTTTTTAAAATCTTCGCCTGTAAAGAAATTAAGCAAAAATACAAAAATAATCAAAATCAAAGCCACCAAGAAAACAGCCAACATACCTTTTCCCATTATTTCTAGTGCTTTATATACTAAATCCATAATTTACTCCTTAACCTATAATTCCCCATGTAGTTAGCAAGGAAATCAAAACGCCGCCTGCAATAACAGAAGCGATTTGTCCTGCAACATTGGCTCCTGCAGCATGCATAAGCAAATGGTTTTCTTTGTCTTCTGCAATTCCCATTTTTTCAACTACTCTAGAAGCCATAGGGAAGGCTGAAATTCCTGCTGCTCCAACCATAGGATTGATTTTTTTCTTGGTAAACAGATTTATGAATTTTGCCAAGAATATACCGCCTATAGTATCAAATACGAAAGCTACAATACCAAGCGCCATAATCCATAGTGTCTCAAGCGTCAAGAATTTTTCTGCTTGCATCTGGAATGCTATGGTTATACCTAATAACAATGTAATCAAATTAGGTAAAACTTTTTGAGCTGTATCGGACAAAGAATCCAAAACTCCGCATTCTCTTATAAGATTTCCAAACATCAAGAAACCTACAAGCGCAACTGATTGATAAGCGATCAAACCAGCTACTACAGTAACTATGATA
Coding sequences within:
- a CDS encoding energy-coupled thiamine transporter ThiT; translation: MIFLGSIDWDKVQVFTAPIALALVLLGVVLIFSFGAKSKFSTKEVTFAAVSIALAFALSFIKLFSMPQGGSLTPASILPLLIFVFYFGWKKGLVVGLIYSILQLMQSPQIYHPLQVLLDYPLAFTSVFVVGFFKPLGKPGFAIGTVCFGLLRYICHVLSGAIFFGTWTSFDSWTFSLAYNSYVLIDVALTLVIGILLLSSKSFTSQIERFVVNGKQNIYTKDK
- a CDS encoding sodium ion-translocating decarboxylase subunit beta, whose protein sequence is LLFGAAAQFGIFVTILAAAAIGLIPGVHFTLADLASIGIIGAADGPTAIYVAIKSGTKYFAPITVAAYSYMALVPIIQPPVIKLVTTKKERLIRMEYSPKSVSKVTKILFPIIVTVVAGLIAYQSVALVGFLMFGNLIRECGVLDSLSDTAQKVLPNLITLLLGITIAFQMQAEKFLTLETLWIMALGIVAFVFDTIGGIFLAKFINLFTKKKINPMVGAAGISAFPMASRVVEKMGIAEDKENHLLMHAAGANVAGQIASVIAGGVLISLLTTWGIIG